One part of the Penaeus monodon isolate SGIC_2016 unplaced genomic scaffold, NSTDA_Pmon_1 PmonScaffold_3197, whole genome shotgun sequence genome encodes these proteins:
- the LOC119570574 gene encoding pollen-specific leucine-rich repeat extensin-like protein 1, whose translation VPVPPVERIGPYFRVPVPPVERIGPYFRVPVPPVERIGPYFRFPLWKESAPISGCRFPLWKESAPISGCRFPCGKNRPLFQGPGSPVERIGPYFRVPVPPVERIGPYFRVPVPPVERIGPYFNGDGSPCGKNRPLFQVPVPPVERIGPYFMVLVPPVEESAPISGCRFPLWKESAPISGCRFPLWKESAPISGCRFPLWKESAPISGCRFPLWKGMAPISGSPMEKNRPLFQVPHGKKLALFQAGFPCGKNTAPISMVTVPAMKESAPFRVGPLRRFGKYCICLRSCGFPPRR comes from the coding sequence GGTGCCGGTTCCCCCTGTGGAAAGAATCGGCCCCTATTTCAGGGTGCCGGTTCCCCCTGTGGAAAGAATCGGCCCCTATTTCAGGGTGCCGGTTCCCCCTGTGGAAAGAATCGGCCCCTATTTCAGGTTCCCCCTATGGAAAGAATCGGCCCCTATTTCAGGGTGCCGGTTCCCCCTGTGGAAAGAATCGGCCCCTATTTCAGGGTGCCGGTTCCCCTGTGGAAAGAATCGGCCCCTATTTCAGGGTCCCGGTTCCCCTGTGGAAAGAATCGGCCCCTATTTCAGGGTGCCGGTTCCCCCTGTGGAAAGAATCGGCCCCTATTTCAGGGTGCCGGTTCCCCCTGTGGAAAGAATCGGCCCCTATTTCAATGGTGACGGTTCCCCCTGTGGAAAGAATCGGCCCCTATTTCAGGTGCCGGTTCCCCCTGTGGAAAGAATCGGCCCCTATTTCATGGTGCTGGTTCCCCCTGTGGAAGAATCGGCCCCTATTTCAGGGTGCCGGTTCCCCCTGTGGAAAGAATCGGCCCCTATTTCAGGGTGCCGGTTCCCCCTGTGGAAAGAATCGGCCCCTATTTCAGGGTGCCGGTTCCCCCTGTGGAAAGAATCGGCCCCTATTTCAGGGTGCCGGTTCCCCCTGTGGAAAGGAATGGCACCTATTTCAGGTTCCCCTATGGAAAAGAATCGGCCCCTATTTCAGGTTCCCCATGGAAAGAAGTTGGCCCTATTTCAGGCCGGGTTTCCCTGTGGAAAGAATACGGCCCCTATTTCAATGGTGACGGTTCCCGCTATGAAAGAATCGGCCCCTTTCAGGGTGGGTCCCCTACGGCGATTTGGGAAATATTGCATTTGTCTGCGTTCCTGTGGCTTTCCTCCTCGCCGGTAA